Within Desulfobacter sp., the genomic segment CGGGTACGGTACAGTCTAAAAACTCGGGATCAATAACAATATCATCCATTGGGCCTTTTGCCCCGCTTATCTTTCCAGCAATGACTTTAATTTGCACTCCGTTCTGAAGTTGAACCTCAGGAATCTTGTCTGATGAGATGTCACGGTATTTAGGCGCCATCATTTTTTGAGATGCTGGCAGATTGGCCCACAACTGAAATCCATGCATGGCCCCGTTTGCATCGCCTTTAGGCATTTCCTGGTGGATAATGCCACGACCTGCTGTCATCCATTGTACATCTCCAGAATCAATCATGCCTTTGTTGCCCAAGCTGTCCCCGTGTTCCACCTCACCCTTCAATACATAGGTGATGGTTTCTATACCCCGGTGGGGGTGCCAAGGGAATCCTTTCAAATAGTGCTCCGGTGTATCGGAGCGGAAATCATCCAGCATCAGGAACGGGTCAAATTCAGGGACTTCATGGTATCCGAATACCCGGTTTAGCTGCACCCCGGCACCCTCTAAAGTGGGTTGACCGTTTAAAATAAGTTTAATCTTTCTTGCATTGGCCATGAATTACCCTCCCAATCTGCCTATTATTTTATCAGCAACGGCTAAAGCATCCTTAAACCTGTATTTGCTTACCATCCTGTCCAATTCTTCAACATCTGCCTTGAACATTTCCGGCCATCCAAGGGACTTGGCTTTTTCCATGCTTTCTTTGCTGGGTTTGGGGGTCCGACTTTTGAGGTAAGGTAGAATATTTTCGATGGATTCAATTAACTGATCCTGGGGAGCCCCCCCGATTGGTCCCAAACCGGAAGGTTCTTCTTTCGATTTGATGGTGTTAA encodes:
- a CDS encoding pirin family protein, encoding MANARKIKLILNGQPTLEGAGVQLNRVFGYHEVPEFDPFLMLDDFRSDTPEHYLKGFPWHPHRGIETITYVLKGEVEHGDSLGNKGMIDSGDVQWMTAGRGIIHQEMPKGDANGAMHGFQLWANLPASQKMMAPKYRDISSDKIPEVQLQNGVQIKVIAGKISGAKGPMDDIVIDPEFLDCTVPGGQRYTHEVDPGYTAFIYMIGGKGRIEDKEIGNGSLVLFENGDYLSVSAHDKPIRFLLLTGNPLKEPVAWKGPIVMNSQDELETAFQEYREGTFIKSE